Proteins encoded together in one Anaerobranca gottschalkii DSM 13577 window:
- a CDS encoding sodium-dependent transporter — translation MQNQREKWASKYGFVLACVGAAMGLGNIWMFPYRLGQYGGAAYLLVFLVFIFTLSVIGLMGEFAFGRAKQSGAIGAFSSVMAEKFNNSPQAKTFGKILGIIPVVGVTGVFTFYLIVVGWIIKYLVLALTNSFGSINIPEYFGGFVGTPQTIIWNAIALILTMIIIRLGVAKGIEKANKIMMPALFGLLILLAVKTLTLNGASEGLKFMFVPDWSYLAKPVTYVMALGQAFFTVCLGGAAMIVYGSYLDYDTDIISSARKTAFFDVIASLVAALIVIPAAFAYNLDAAGGPPLLFITVPNVFSIMPGGYIFGILFFITVLFAALSSAVNLMEVPVEALMHLFKLNRNTSSLIIALVGFVVAIPLNLNMMWFGMFADFFTVYLVPLGAVIAAIMFFWIFGANKAREEINKGAVKPVGEWFETVAKYGFTIIAIIVLILGIRLGGIG, via the coding sequence ATGCAGAATCAACGTGAAAAATGGGCTAGTAAATATGGTTTCGTTTTGGCTTGTGTTGGTGCAGCAATGGGTTTAGGAAATATATGGATGTTCCCCTACAGATTAGGTCAATACGGTGGAGCAGCGTATTTGCTAGTATTCTTAGTATTTATTTTTACTCTAAGTGTAATAGGATTAATGGGCGAGTTTGCTTTTGGTAGAGCTAAACAAAGTGGAGCAATTGGGGCATTTAGTAGTGTTATGGCTGAGAAGTTCAATAATAGTCCTCAAGCCAAAACCTTTGGTAAAATTTTAGGTATAATTCCAGTAGTAGGTGTAACAGGTGTTTTTACCTTCTATTTAATAGTAGTAGGTTGGATAATTAAATATCTCGTTTTAGCTTTGACAAATTCTTTTGGTAGCATTAATATTCCAGAATATTTTGGTGGTTTTGTTGGAACACCTCAAACAATTATATGGAATGCTATTGCACTAATTTTAACAATGATTATTATTAGATTAGGAGTAGCTAAAGGTATAGAAAAAGCAAATAAAATAATGATGCCAGCATTATTTGGTTTGCTAATTCTCCTTGCAGTTAAAACCTTAACACTTAATGGTGCTAGTGAAGGTCTTAAATTTATGTTTGTTCCTGACTGGTCATATCTAGCTAAACCAGTAACTTATGTAATGGCCCTTGGACAAGCCTTCTTTACAGTTTGTCTAGGAGGAGCAGCAATGATAGTTTATGGAAGTTATTTAGATTATGATACAGATATTATTTCTTCAGCTAGAAAAACTGCCTTTTTTGATGTAATTGCTTCTTTAGTTGCAGCACTGATAGTAATACCAGCAGCTTTTGCCTATAATTTAGATGCAGCTGGCGGTCCCCCACTACTATTTATCACTGTGCCAAATGTGTTTAGTATTATGCCTGGTGGATATATATTTGGAATACTATTCTTTATAACAGTGTTGTTTGCCGCCTTATCATCTGCAGTTAATTTAATGGAAGTCCCTGTAGAAGCATTAATGCATCTATTTAAATTAAATAGAAATACTAGTAGTCTAATTATAGCCTTAGTTGGTTTTGTTGTTGCAATACCTCTAAATCTAAATATGATGTGGTTTGGTATGTTTGCTGATTTCTTCACAGTTTATTTAGTTCCACTAGGAGCAGTTATTGCAGCAATTATGTTTTTCTGGATTTTTGGTGCCAATAAAGCTAGGGAAGAAATTAACAAAGGTGCAGTTAAACCAGTAGGAGAATGGTTTGAAACTGTAGCTAAATATGGCTTTACTATAATAGCAATTATAGTATTGATTTTAGGTATAAGACTTGGTGGTATAGGCTAA
- a CDS encoding RidA family protein, whose amino-acid sequence MKEVIKTDKAPAAIGPYSQGIRIKNFIFTSGQLPLTVDGIINEDVQEQTRQSLENVKAVLEAQGASMQDVIKCTVFIKDMNDFPKINEIYSQYFTEPYPARSCVEVARLPKDVKVEIEAIAVIRES is encoded by the coding sequence ATGAAAGAAGTAATAAAAACAGATAAAGCTCCGGCAGCTATTGGTCCTTATTCTCAGGGAATTAGAATTAAAAATTTTATCTTTACAAGTGGACAATTACCTTTAACTGTAGATGGAATCATCAATGAAGATGTCCAAGAACAAACAAGACAATCATTAGAAAATGTTAAAGCTGTACTTGAAGCACAAGGGGCTTCAATGCAAGATGTAATCAAATGTACTGTTTTTATTAAAGATATGAATGACTTTCCTAAAATTAATGAAATATATAGTCAGTATTTTACTGAGCCTTATCCTGCAAGGAGTTGCGTAGAGGTAGCAAGGCTACCAAAAGATGTTAAAGTAGAAATCGAGGCTATAGCAGTAATAAGGGAAAGTTAA
- a CDS encoding CBS domain-containing protein — MNIAFFLTPKNEVVYEYENATMRQVMEKMDYHRYTAIPIINSEGKYVATITEGDLLWKMKNTPDISFKDTSKISIKDVPKRTLNRPVSINSDIEDLIELAVNQNFVPVIDDKGIFIGIIKRSDILGYCYNKYLAVQKLASGHC; from the coding sequence ATGAATATAGCTTTCTTTTTGACACCTAAAAATGAAGTTGTTTATGAATACGAAAATGCTACGATGAGACAAGTAATGGAAAAAATGGATTATCATCGATATACAGCAATACCAATTATTAATAGTGAAGGTAAATATGTGGCAACGATAACTGAAGGGGACCTTCTTTGGAAAATGAAAAATACACCAGATATTTCCTTTAAAGATACTAGTAAAATTTCCATCAAAGATGTTCCTAAAAGAACCCTCAATAGACCTGTTTCTATAAATTCAGATATTGAAGATCTTATAGAATTAGCAGTAAATCAAAATTTTGTTCCAGTAATCGATGATAAAGGGATTTTTATAGGAATAATTAAACGTAGTGACATATTAGGGTATTGCTATAATAAGTATTTAGCAGTACAAAAGCTTGCCAGCGGCCATTGTTAA